One part of the Halopenitus persicus genome encodes these proteins:
- a CDS encoding DUF2249 domain-containing protein, whose translation MSAHTTRLDVRDSATPPFERIDDALTDLGPEERLTLINGFEPEPLYDVLERRGFRYETTRVTADEWHVEIERA comes from the coding sequence ATGAGCGCACACACCACCCGTCTCGACGTCCGCGACTCAGCGACTCCGCCGTTCGAGCGGATCGACGACGCCCTCACCGACCTCGGTCCCGAGGAGCGGCTGACGCTGATAAACGGATTCGAACCCGAACCGCTCTACGACGTCCTCGAGCGGCGCGGATTCCGCTACGAGACGACACGCGTCACCGCCGACGAGTGGCACGTCGAGATCGAGCGGGCCTGA
- a CDS encoding DUF2249 domain-containing protein produces MPTLDVRDIPPVDRHDTIHDEFAALAPGETLTIVNDHEPKPLFYEMAAEVEAFDEEGYSVTEAAPDEYRAEFPKRE; encoded by the coding sequence ATGCCCACGCTCGACGTACGTGACATCCCGCCGGTCGACCGCCACGACACGATCCACGACGAGTTCGCGGCGCTGGCGCCGGGCGAGACGCTGACGATCGTCAACGACCACGAGCCCAAGCCGCTGTTCTACGAGATGGCGGCGGAGGTCGAGGCGTTCGACGAGGAGGGATACAGCGTCACGGAGGCGGCGCCGGACGAGTACCGTGCCGAGTTCCCGAAACGGGAGTGA
- a CDS encoding DUF2061 domain-containing protein: MPRGAFSRSTVHTRRRTLLKTACYRTLMVAITVGVAWFVVGDAYAAMNIGLVTNLLKTGTYYAYERLWDHVTWGLVPTS, from the coding sequence ATGCCCAGGGGCGCGTTCTCACGGTCGACCGTTCACACTCGCCGCCGGACCCTGCTCAAGACGGCCTGCTACCGGACGCTAATGGTGGCGATCACCGTCGGCGTCGCCTGGTTCGTCGTCGGTGACGCGTATGCGGCGATGAACATCGGACTCGTCACCAACCTTCTCAAGACGGGGACGTACTACGCCTACGAGCGGCTCTGGGACCACGTCACGTGGGGGCTCGTCCCGACATCCTGA
- a CDS encoding haloacid dehalogenase type II: MSEVLCFDVYGSTHNQHSIVDEIAAVTGLPTDLAADLSRLWVDHQIGYSMEVSLMGAYEDWRQLTVRSLRYALEYYGVDPTEEIVETLLAAYEHLEPYEDLSHFGRLQEAGHDLYVLSDGTPEMLRTLAGNTGFDAYVDGIASVDDAGVYKPHPDAYRTIEAHVDRPLEECTMVATHTFDVAGASAAGMETVLVNRFDVPPTRLGHEPGLVVDSYAELADELS, from the coding sequence ATGTCCGAGGTACTCTGTTTCGACGTGTACGGGTCGACCCACAACCAACACTCGATCGTCGACGAGATCGCGGCGGTCACCGGCCTCCCGACCGACCTCGCTGCGGACCTCTCGCGGCTGTGGGTCGACCACCAGATCGGCTACTCGATGGAGGTCTCCCTGATGGGCGCCTACGAGGACTGGCGGCAGCTCACCGTCCGGTCGCTGCGGTACGCGCTCGAGTATTACGGCGTCGACCCGACCGAGGAGATCGTGGAGACGCTGCTGGCGGCCTACGAGCACCTCGAGCCCTACGAGGACCTGTCCCACTTCGGACGGCTTCAGGAGGCGGGTCACGACCTCTACGTCCTTTCTGACGGGACGCCCGAGATGCTCCGGACGCTCGCCGGGAACACCGGCTTCGACGCGTACGTCGACGGGATCGCGAGCGTCGACGACGCCGGCGTTTATAAACCTCACCCCGACGCCTACCGGACGATCGAGGCCCATGTCGACCGCCCGCTCGAGGAATGTACGATGGTCGCGACCCACACCTTCGACGTCGCCGGCGCCTCGGCGGCGGGGATGGAGACGGTCCTCGTGAACCGATTCGACGTCCCGCCGACCCGACTCGGACACGAGCCCGGGCTCGTCGTCGACTCCTACGCCGAGCTGGCCGACGAGCTGTCGTGA
- a CDS encoding NUDIX hydrolase — MTERGPNADRGPNADRRGDRPTERDRDEADGLAWETVGTRVDYACPGFDVRVDDVRFPNGTADEYHYVDEPPAVVVLPFTPAGDVVVIDEWRQAVGRVNRGLPAGTVEPEDVGDAERSTTADFEAAAARELAEETGYAAQGGFEHLITVEPTNGIANSVHHHFLAHGCEPTAERDLDHNESIDVDVVDYDDLLAAVVDGACRDGRTVTAVLQYELTRR; from the coding sequence ATGACCGAACGTGGACCGAACGCGGACCGCGGACCGAACGCGGACCGACGCGGGGATCGACCGACCGAGAGGGATCGAGACGAAGCCGACGGGCTCGCCTGGGAGACCGTCGGGACGCGGGTCGACTACGCGTGTCCGGGCTTCGACGTCCGCGTCGACGACGTGCGGTTCCCGAACGGGACCGCCGACGAGTACCACTACGTCGACGAGCCGCCGGCGGTCGTGGTCCTCCCGTTCACGCCGGCGGGCGACGTCGTCGTGATCGACGAGTGGCGGCAGGCTGTCGGCCGGGTCAACCGCGGACTGCCGGCCGGGACGGTCGAACCGGAGGACGTCGGGGACGCCGAGCGGTCGACCACGGCAGATTTCGAGGCGGCGGCCGCACGCGAACTCGCGGAGGAGACGGGGTATGCGGCGCAGGGCGGCTTCGAGCACCTGATCACCGTCGAGCCGACCAACGGGATCGCCAACTCCGTCCATCACCACTTCCTCGCGCACGGCTGTGAACCGACCGCCGAGCGCGATCTCGACCACAACGAGTCGATCGACGTCGACGTGGTGGACTACGATGACCTCCTCGCGGCCGTCGTGGACGGGGCGTGTCGGGACGGGCGGACGGTGACCGCGGTCCTACAGTACGAGTTGACGCGGCGGTGA
- a CDS encoding CPBP family intramembrane glutamic endopeptidase — MSMDVNRRSPIASVIAVVSAIGLGAGGLLLGFLLTFVGGGVLIVGFGVEISASLGLVLSLVFVQGVGCAGVALAYAHLRPEIQPVVRDLLGVPQDASRFSIGVSLPGLRDVLVVIGGYVLAFGGALAGAFALSAYQALTNTEVDTGTNQAAEIGMSNPETLLLLIPASILLIGPGEELLFRGVVQGRLREVFHPVVAILLASTVFAALHWFALTGGSTTGNLVSVAILVVPSLVFGASYEYTGNIVVPALIHGVYNATLFTLLYVTIVYSDALPAAGAAVTAVV, encoded by the coding sequence ATGTCGATGGACGTGAACCGACGGTCCCCGATCGCGTCGGTCATCGCGGTCGTGAGCGCGATCGGATTGGGCGCCGGCGGCCTCCTCCTCGGGTTCCTGTTGACGTTCGTGGGCGGAGGCGTGCTGATAGTCGGCTTCGGCGTCGAGATCAGTGCGTCGCTGGGGCTGGTTCTCAGCCTCGTGTTCGTGCAGGGAGTCGGCTGTGCCGGCGTCGCGCTGGCGTACGCGCACCTCAGGCCGGAGATCCAGCCGGTCGTCCGTGACCTCCTCGGGGTGCCCCAGGACGCGAGCCGGTTTTCGATCGGCGTCTCGCTGCCCGGCCTCCGGGACGTCCTCGTCGTGATCGGCGGGTACGTTCTCGCGTTCGGGGGCGCGCTTGCTGGCGCATTTGCCCTCTCGGCCTACCAAGCGCTCACGAACACGGAGGTAGACACCGGCACGAACCAGGCGGCCGAGATCGGGATGTCGAACCCCGAGACCCTCCTGCTGCTCATTCCGGCTTCGATCCTGCTCATCGGCCCCGGCGAGGAGCTGCTGTTCCGCGGCGTCGTCCAGGGACGCCTCCGGGAGGTCTTTCACCCCGTCGTGGCGATCCTGCTCGCCAGCACCGTGTTCGCCGCGCTCCACTGGTTCGCGCTGACCGGCGGGTCGACGACCGGCAACCTCGTCAGCGTCGCGATCCTCGTGGTCCCGAGCCTCGTCTTCGGCGCGAGCTACGAGTATACGGGCAACATCGTCGTGCCGGCGCTGATACACGGGGTCTACAACGCGACCCTGTTCACGCTGTTGTACGTCACGATCGTCTACAGCGACGCGCTTCCGGCCGCCGGGGCGGCGGTCACGGCGGTCGTCTGA
- a CDS encoding decarboxylating 6-phosphogluconate dehydrogenase — MQLGVIGLGRMGRIVVDRCLDAGHDVVAFDLSAEATATAAEAGAEPADSVADLCDRLDSGGEAGKRIWLMVPAGEAVDATLDDLEPHLGSDDVVVDGGNSRFQASVRRAEATDAAYLDCGTSGGPASAETGFSLMIGGPAWAYEELVPVFDAVATGPDGHDRMGESGAGHYVKMVHNGVEYALMQAYGEGFELLHEGRFDLDMESVARTWNNGAVIRSWLLELCEEAFREEGSDLGDVADHVAGGSTGTWTVQEALEQEVPVPLIYNALAERFDSRNEGRFSRRLANRLRYGFGRHEVRRRE, encoded by the coding sequence ATGCAACTGGGCGTCATCGGTTTGGGTCGGATGGGACGGATCGTCGTCGACCGGTGTCTCGATGCGGGCCACGACGTGGTGGCCTTCGACCTCTCGGCGGAGGCGACCGCGACCGCGGCCGAGGCCGGTGCCGAGCCGGCGGACTCGGTGGCCGACCTCTGTGACCGGCTCGATTCGGGCGGCGAGGCCGGCAAGCGGATCTGGCTGATGGTTCCCGCGGGCGAGGCGGTCGACGCCACGCTCGACGACCTCGAGCCGCACCTCGGGAGCGACGACGTCGTCGTCGACGGCGGGAACTCCCGCTTTCAGGCCTCGGTTCGGCGTGCCGAGGCGACCGACGCGGCCTACCTCGACTGCGGCACCTCCGGCGGTCCCGCCAGCGCCGAGACGGGCTTCTCGCTGATGATCGGCGGGCCGGCGTGGGCCTACGAGGAACTGGTTCCCGTCTTCGATGCCGTCGCAACCGGACCCGATGGCCACGACCGGATGGGTGAGTCCGGGGCGGGCCACTACGTGAAGATGGTTCACAACGGCGTCGAGTACGCGCTGATGCAGGCGTACGGCGAGGGGTTCGAGCTGCTTCACGAGGGGCGGTTCGACCTCGACATGGAGTCGGTCGCCCGGACCTGGAACAACGGCGCGGTGATCCGGTCGTGGCTGCTGGAGCTGTGTGAGGAGGCCTTCCGCGAGGAGGGCTCGGACCTGGGCGACGTCGCCGACCACGTCGCCGGCGGCTCGACCGGCACCTGGACGGTCCAGGAGGCGCTCGAACAGGAGGTCCCGGTCCCGCTCATCTATAACGCCCTGGCCGAGCGGTTCGACTCCCGGAACGAGGGGCGGTTCTCCCGGCGGCTCGCGAACCGGCTCCGATACGGGTTCGGGCGCCACGAGGTCCGACGACGGGAGTGA
- the pstA gene encoding phosphate ABC transporter permease PstA — protein sequence MSVEPDPETAGEGASADGTAAGSGTNPFARSGWGPLYRALRDKAFAYALLFAALSGIAMVFILLAYVAVDAFSLLDPAHSSWVDWQFLTSLPSRTPAEAGFLAPIVGSLLILVVMVFAVFPIGIGAAVYLEEYAPENRITRIVRINIANLAGVPSVVYGLLGLAVFVRGIGFDSGIVLVGGLTVGLLVLPIVIVSSQEALRAVPDSYRQASRGMGASEWQTLRNVTLPQALPGILTGTILALGRAIGETAPLIMIGAATSVFSVPTTLFDSVSAMPMQIYNWRARPQPEFRYGVVAAGVVVLLATMILLNATAILLRNRYQRSDT from the coding sequence ATGAGCGTCGAGCCGGATCCGGAAACCGCCGGCGAGGGGGCCTCCGCGGACGGGACCGCAGCCGGATCGGGGACCAACCCGTTCGCCCGAAGCGGCTGGGGTCCGCTGTACCGTGCGCTCCGCGACAAGGCGTTCGCGTACGCGCTCCTGTTCGCCGCGCTCTCCGGGATCGCGATGGTGTTCATCCTCCTCGCGTACGTCGCGGTCGACGCCTTCTCGCTCCTCGATCCCGCGCATAGCTCCTGGGTCGACTGGCAGTTCCTCACGAGTCTCCCCTCGCGGACCCCGGCCGAGGCCGGGTTCCTCGCCCCGATCGTCGGGTCGCTGCTCATCCTGGTCGTGATGGTCTTCGCCGTCTTCCCGATCGGGATCGGGGCGGCGGTCTACCTGGAGGAGTACGCGCCCGAGAACCGGATCACTCGGATCGTCCGGATCAACATCGCCAACCTCGCGGGCGTTCCCTCGGTCGTCTACGGGCTGCTCGGCCTCGCCGTTTTCGTGCGCGGGATCGGCTTCGATAGCGGGATCGTCCTCGTCGGCGGGCTGACCGTCGGCCTGCTCGTGTTGCCGATCGTCATCGTCTCCTCCCAGGAGGCGCTGCGCGCCGTCCCCGACTCCTACCGACAGGCGAGCCGCGGGATGGGCGCAAGCGAGTGGCAGACGCTCCGGAACGTCACGCTCCCGCAGGCGCTGCCGGGGATCCTCACCGGAACGATCCTCGCGCTGGGTCGCGCCATCGGCGAGACCGCGCCGCTCATCATGATCGGCGCCGCCACGAGCGTCTTCAGCGTGCCGACCACGCTCTTCGACAGCGTGAGCGCGATGCCGATGCAGATCTACAACTGGCGGGCCCGGCCGCAGCCGGAGTTCCGCTACGGCGTGGTCGCCGCCGGCGTCGTCGTCCTGCTCGCGACGATGATCCTGCTCAACGCGACCGCGATCCTGCTGCGCAACCGGTACCAGCGCAGCGACACCTGA